GCTGTGGACCGACTACTTCAAGCCGGAGCACCTCCAGGAGCACCCCGACCTGCACGACCTGTTCTGGAACGCCACCAAGCTGGCCGGCCAGGCCAAGCAGACCAGCGACCCGGCGGTCGCCGAGAAGCTGCTCGCCGCCATCGAGGAGATCGCCGCGATCTTCTGGAAGACCAAGGGCAAGTAGCGCTCGCACCTCCGGCCTGCGAGGTAGGTTGCGCCCGACACGGGTGAGCGTGGGGGTGCGACGATGGAGATCTTCTCGCAGGCCGGGGGCGAGATGCTGTCCCGCTGGGGGCACTACCTCTCCGGGGTGACCTGGATCGGCCTCCTCTACTACTTCAACTTCGTGCAGGTCCCGTCGTTCGCCGAGTTCGAGGCGGCCGGGCGCACCGAGGCCATTCGCAAGCTGGTCCCCCGGGCCCTGTGGTGGTTCCGGTTCGGGGCCATGTTCACCCTCCTCACCGGCGTCATGATCCTGGGCTTCCAGGACAACCTCACCGGCGGCGAGTACTTCAAGACCGCACCCGGCATCGCCATCTCGACCGGGATCCTCCTGGCCCTGGTCATGTTCGGCAACGTCTTCGGCGTCATCTGGCCGAACCAGAAGAGGGTCATCGCCAACGCCGAGCGGGTGGCCGCCGGCGGGGAGACCGACCCGGCGGCCGCGGTCGCCGGGCGCAGGGCCCTGCTCGCCTCGCGCACCAACGCCTTCCTGTCCATCCCGATGCTGTGGTTCATGGGCGTGACGTCGCACCTGGCCGCCCGCGAGTACGAGATCACCCCGGCCGGCGGCGAGCGGGGCCTGTACTGGCTGATCACGCTGGCCCTGGTCGTGGCGTTCGAGCTGAACGGCCTCGGCAAGATCGGCGGCCCGGGGCCCGGGCCCACCAAGGTGTACCTGGAGGAGCACCCGAAGACGATCATGGCCGGGTTCGGCCTGTGGCTGGTCTTCGTGGTCCTCTGGGAGGTGCTCTTCTAGGGCTTCGACGTCATTCGTTCGCTTCGCTCACTCCATTCGTCGAGTTGGATCGTGCTCCGGCGGGCCCGCGGAGCTGGCGCCGTCGGACCTTGCCGCGGCGAACGTTCTGCCCAGGGCACGAGGCGGAACTGACTAGCCCCGGGTGGGCGACTCGAGCACCACGGCGGCGACGAGCGACCACACCGGCGCGAGCACCAGCAGCGAGTCGAGCCGGCGCAGGGCCGGGACGCGCGCCCCGCGGTGGCCGAGCAGGGCCGACCCGACGTACGGGCCGATCGGGGCCAGCACGATGGCGAGCCCGCCGAGGACCCACGGGCTGGCTCCCCGGAACGGCGGCACCAGGACGGCAGCCACGCCCAGGGTGACCGCCGCGATGCTGGCCGCGCCGGCGGCCGGTCCCTCCCACGCGTTGCGGGCGCCGGTACCGACGACGTAGGCGCTGGCGTCGTGGACGGCGGCGAACACGAGGAGCACGAACACGGCGGCGGCGCCGCGGTGG
This genomic window from Acidimicrobiales bacterium contains:
- a CDS encoding urate hydroxylase PuuD is translated as MEIFSQAGGEMLSRWGHYLSGVTWIGLLYYFNFVQVPSFAEFEAAGRTEAIRKLVPRALWWFRFGAMFTLLTGVMILGFQDNLTGGEYFKTAPGIAISTGILLALVMFGNVFGVIWPNQKRVIANAERVAAGGETDPAAAVAGRRALLASRTNAFLSIPMLWFMGVTSHLAAREYEITPAGGERGLYWLITLALVVAFELNGLGKIGGPGPGPTKVYLEEHPKTIMAGFGLWLVFVVLWEVLF